From one Streptomyces sp. NBC_01478 genomic stretch:
- a CDS encoding alpha/beta fold hydrolase: MPPLTDPYIPLVLIHGHPFDHTMWTPQTEAFSPARRVLAPDLRGYGRSPSTPAVTRFSDFAADLEALLDEAEVETFVLAGLSMGGQIAMDCYGRFPGRVRGLVLADTFPAADTPEAARTRNTTADRLLREGMRGYADEVLERMVAPYADPEVKAHVHRMMTATDPESAAAALRARAQRPDYRDLLTRVSVPALVVVGADDTYTPVADAEAMHAALPNSTLHVIGGAAHLPNLERPEEFNGILGEFLAHVG, encoded by the coding sequence ATGCCACCCCTTACGGACCCATACATCCCCCTTGTCCTCATCCACGGCCACCCTTTCGACCACACGATGTGGACCCCGCAGACCGAGGCGTTCTCCCCCGCCCGCCGGGTCCTCGCCCCCGACCTGCGCGGCTACGGCCGCTCCCCCTCCACCCCCGCCGTCACCCGCTTCTCGGACTTCGCCGCGGACCTGGAGGCGCTGCTGGACGAGGCGGAGGTGGAGACGTTCGTGCTGGCCGGGCTGTCGATGGGCGGCCAGATCGCGATGGACTGCTACGGCCGGTTCCCGGGCCGCGTCCGGGGTCTGGTCCTCGCCGACACCTTCCCGGCGGCGGACACCCCGGAGGCCGCCCGCACCCGGAACACGACGGCGGACCGCCTGCTGCGGGAGGGCATGCGCGGTTACGCCGACGAGGTCCTGGAGCGGATGGTGGCGCCGTACGCGGACCCCGAGGTCAAGGCCCACGTCCACCGCATGATGACGGCCACCGATCCCGAGAGTGCGGCGGCCGCCCTGCGCGCCCGTGCCCAACGCCCGGACTACCGCGACCTGTTGACCCGGGTGAGCGTCCCGGCCCTGGTGGTCGTGGGCGCCGACGACACCTACACCCCGGTCGCCGACGCCGAGGCGATGCACGCCGCGCTCCCCAACTCCACGCTCCATGTGATCGGGGGCGCGGCCCATCTGCCGAATCTCGAGCGCCCCGAGGAGTTCAACGGGATCCTGGGGGAGTTCCTGGCACACGTGGGATGA
- a CDS encoding SH3 domain-containing protein, protein MRTTPALRTLAAALLTGGTLAVAAAGTTAAAAPSAPSTYAEGHGGGGGGGSPIWGTIVSRTDLNVRQSPTTHSPAVDTLSPGSQDRVQCVVRGQSVNGNSDWYWLVGAQGWASAAFVDTGGQWVPSCSDPCPGWKDGGSGDSGNSNWNNDPNWSDNSNSWSTSASGSWSVSGSWSWSASGSSTGGGIWNWAP, encoded by the coding sequence ATGCGCACCACTCCGGCCCTGCGGACTCTCGCCGCGGCCCTGCTCACCGGTGGCACCCTCGCCGTCGCGGCGGCGGGCACCACGGCGGCGGCAGCACCGTCAGCACCGTCCACGTACGCCGAAGGACACGGCGGTGGCGGCGGTGGCGGCAGTCCGATCTGGGGCACGATCGTCTCCCGCACGGATCTGAACGTGCGGCAGTCGCCCACCACGCACTCACCCGCCGTCGACACGCTCTCACCGGGCAGCCAGGACCGCGTCCAATGCGTGGTCAGGGGACAGAGCGTCAACGGGAATTCCGACTGGTACTGGCTCGTCGGCGCCCAGGGCTGGGCCAGCGCCGCGTTCGTCGACACCGGCGGCCAGTGGGTGCCGTCCTGCTCGGACCCGTGTCCGGGCTGGAAGGACGGCGGCAGCGGCGACTCCGGCAACTCCAACTGGAACAACGACCCGAACTGGAGCGACAACTCCAACTCGTGGAGCACCTCGGCCTCCGGGTCGTGGAGCGTCTCGGGCTCGTGGAGCTGGAGCGCCTCCGGTTCGTCGACCGGCGGCGGCATCTGGAACTGGGCGCCGTAG
- a CDS encoding PP2C family protein-serine/threonine phosphatase, giving the protein MSGRGHRPVRYGAFARSPLDDGLPRAGDPDALRRQHLLRVRGRSVAWVPPLLVLVSILLVDWYTGGEFRTVSWIVLVPGIAAAICGVRGTAVFAVLGLATYVLADHAWPRQYQTGLPDFILVGVGGVLAVLACAVRVRGERRMLHMRDVAETTRRTLLRPLPPGWGGLDHAAVYLAADAVARVGGDFYDIQPGPHGTRALVGDVQGKGLGAVEAAAALLGTFREAGYHERDLATVAARLETRIHRHGLHLAALDREDDDREDYDRAAVDERIDRFATAVLLSFPVAEPDTVEVVNFGHEPPLVVGPLGVRSLPPGHGLPLGLGELAHMDGPPPTLRITLAPGETLLVVTDGVTEARDGAGVFYPLKSRVAEGVLADPSLAEPDRLVAYVRDGTLRHGGGHLADDTTIFAVRRS; this is encoded by the coding sequence GTGAGCGGCCGCGGGCACAGACCGGTGCGCTACGGCGCCTTCGCGCGCTCCCCGCTCGACGACGGGCTGCCCCGCGCCGGGGATCCCGACGCGCTGCGCCGGCAGCATCTGCTGCGGGTGCGCGGGCGCAGTGTCGCCTGGGTGCCGCCGCTGCTGGTGCTCGTCTCCATCCTGCTGGTCGACTGGTACACCGGCGGTGAGTTCCGGACCGTCTCGTGGATCGTGCTCGTGCCCGGTATCGCCGCGGCGATCTGCGGGGTGCGGGGCACGGCCGTGTTCGCGGTGCTCGGCCTCGCCACCTACGTCCTCGCCGACCATGCCTGGCCGCGCCAGTACCAGACCGGCCTGCCCGACTTCATCCTCGTCGGCGTCGGCGGCGTGCTCGCCGTGCTGGCCTGCGCGGTCCGGGTCCGCGGCGAGCGCCGCATGCTGCACATGCGGGACGTCGCCGAGACCACCCGCCGCACCCTGCTGCGCCCGCTGCCGCCGGGCTGGGGCGGCCTCGACCACGCGGCCGTCTATCTCGCCGCGGACGCCGTCGCCCGGGTCGGCGGCGACTTCTACGACATCCAGCCCGGCCCGCACGGCACCCGCGCCCTCGTCGGCGACGTCCAGGGCAAGGGCCTCGGCGCGGTGGAGGCGGCGGCCGCGCTGCTCGGCACGTTCCGCGAGGCGGGCTACCACGAGCGGGACCTCGCGACGGTCGCCGCGCGGCTGGAGACCCGGATACACCGGCACGGGCTGCATCTCGCCGCGCTCGACCGCGAGGACGACGACCGCGAGGACTATGACCGTGCGGCCGTCGACGAGCGCATCGACCGGTTCGCCACGGCCGTCCTGCTGAGCTTCCCCGTCGCCGAGCCGGACACGGTCGAGGTCGTCAACTTCGGTCACGAACCGCCGTTGGTGGTCGGCCCCCTTGGCGTACGGTCCCTGCCGCCCGGGCACGGACTCCCGCTGGGGCTGGGCGAGTTGGCCCACATGGACGGGCCGCCGCCGACCCTCCGGATCACCCTCGCCCCCGGTGAGACCCTCCTCGTCGTCACCGACGGGGTGACGGAGGCGCGGGACGGGGCGGGCGTCTTCTACCCCCTCAAGTCCCGTGTCGCCGAAGGGGTCCTGGCCGATCCGTCCCTCGCCGAACCGGACCGGCTCGTCGCCTACGTCCGGGACGGCACCCTGCGGCACGGTGGCGGACATCTCGCCGACGACACCACGATCTTCGCGGTACGGCGGTCCTGA
- a CDS encoding aminotransferase-like domain-containing protein has protein sequence MGDYRLIADRIAGDIASGRLRPGQRLPPQRVFARRRGIAGSTAGRVYAELVRRGLVVGEVGRGTFVRAAAAGPYGQAIVEAASAAPVNLELNYPSAPGQSELLAPALAPLLRPDVLTEALRPAPATGTAAAREATADLLATPTWRPDPDRVLFTGNARQAIAATLASLVRPGGRVGVEPLTYPLVKEIAGRLGVTLVALEADGGGLRPESVRAAHRTAPLSALYLQPTLHNPTSVTTGETRRHEIAETVRELGLPVVEDRIWSFLHPDHPDHPDHPDSPAPLAAHAPGLVHVVDGLSKRVAPGLTVGFLVVPEGRVEAVGTAIRSGGWSAGRFALEAGVGWMTDGTVARLVEAKRADAGVRQRVVAEELGESGEFAVRADPLAYYAWWELPAPWRADTFTAAAAAHGIAVTPGTAFGVDPKRTPDAVRLGLASAAVPDLRRALRTLAGLARGAAAGTPVPGGRTG, from the coding sequence ATGGGTGACTACCGGCTCATCGCCGACCGCATCGCCGGCGACATCGCCTCCGGGCGGCTGCGGCCCGGTCAACGGCTGCCTCCGCAGCGGGTGTTCGCCCGGCGGCGCGGGATCGCCGGGTCGACGGCCGGGCGGGTGTACGCCGAACTCGTGCGGCGCGGGCTGGTGGTGGGGGAGGTCGGCCGCGGCACCTTCGTGCGGGCCGCGGCGGCGGGGCCGTACGGGCAGGCGATCGTCGAGGCGGCGAGTGCGGCGCCCGTCAATCTGGAGCTCAACTACCCTTCCGCGCCCGGCCAGTCGGAGCTGCTGGCGCCGGCTCTCGCGCCACTGCTCCGCCCCGATGTACTGACCGAGGCGCTGCGTCCGGCGCCCGCGACGGGCACGGCGGCGGCGAGGGAGGCGACCGCGGACCTGCTGGCCACGCCCACCTGGCGGCCCGATCCCGACCGCGTGCTGTTCACCGGCAACGCCCGGCAGGCCATCGCCGCCACCCTCGCCTCCCTGGTCCGGCCGGGCGGCCGGGTCGGGGTCGAGCCGCTGACGTATCCGCTGGTCAAGGAGATCGCGGGGCGGCTCGGGGTCACGCTCGTGGCGCTGGAGGCGGACGGCGGCGGACTGCGCCCGGAGTCGGTCCGGGCCGCGCATCGCACCGCTCCCCTCTCCGCGCTCTATCTCCAGCCGACGCTCCACAATCCGACCTCGGTGACGACCGGTGAGACGCGGAGACATGAAATCGCCGAGACCGTCCGGGAGTTGGGGCTGCCCGTCGTCGAGGACCGCATCTGGTCGTTCCTGCACCCGGACCACCCGGACCACCCGGACCACCCGGACTCCCCCGCACCGCTCGCCGCCCACGCGCCCGGACTCGTGCATGTCGTCGACGGGCTGTCGAAGCGGGTCGCGCCGGGGCTCACCGTCGGCTTTCTCGTCGTGCCGGAGGGGCGGGTCGAGGCCGTGGGCACGGCGATCCGGTCGGGCGGGTGGAGTGCGGGGCGGTTCGCGCTGGAGGCGGGAGTGGGGTGGATGACGGACGGGACCGTGGCGCGGTTGGTCGAGGCCAAGCGGGCCGACGCGGGGGTCCGACAGCGGGTGGTCGCCGAGGAGTTGGGCGAGTCGGGCGAGTTCGCCGTACGGGCCGATCCGCTCGCCTATTACGCCTGGTGGGAGCTGCCCGCGCCGTGGCGGGCCGACACCTTCACGGCCGCCGCGGCGGCGCACGGGATCGCCGTCACACCCGGGACCGCGTTCGGCGTCGATCCGAAGCGGACCCCGGACGCGGTCAGGCTTGGGCTCGCGTCGGCTGCTGTGCCCGATCTGCGGCGGGCGCTGCGGACGCTCGCCGGTCTCGCACGAGGCGCAGCAGCAGGAACTCCCGTACCGGGCGGGCGTACCGGGTGA
- a CDS encoding endonuclease/exonuclease/phosphatase family protein — translation MGTATSEWTAADFVPEPHRGRRFTRWCAGLLFAGVSVVVGCRTADTDAVTPVPQLLAFFPWLLAPTGVGLFLSLFTRWRLGLVWGVALLGLLAWFIEPYGKSSDPGGPAIAEFRVLTSNVEFGQGTGALVPVIRRERPDVVFVEECDHTCQATLERDFGTEFPYRRAVAAAGSHGSVILSRFPLKGTRGVTGTMGMPGAVADVDGHAVRLQLAHPMPPLPNQVALWHRELARLRAFAAADPSTPTVLAGDFNSSQDHAAFRRILDTGLRDAARLDGHPRTPSWPERLLPAFGTQIDHVLLSPDFSANSARFLDLADTDHRALLVDITLHQHE, via the coding sequence TTGGGTACCGCGACCTCCGAGTGGACCGCCGCCGACTTCGTGCCCGAACCCCATCGGGGGCGCCGCTTCACGAGATGGTGCGCGGGGCTCCTCTTCGCCGGCGTGAGCGTGGTCGTCGGCTGCCGTACGGCCGACACCGACGCCGTCACCCCCGTCCCCCAACTCCTCGCCTTCTTCCCCTGGTTGCTCGCCCCCACCGGCGTCGGGCTGTTCCTCTCCCTCTTCACCCGCTGGCGGCTCGGGCTGGTGTGGGGCGTCGCGCTGCTGGGCCTGCTGGCGTGGTTCATCGAGCCGTACGGGAAGAGCAGCGACCCGGGCGGACCGGCGATCGCCGAGTTCCGGGTGCTGACCTCGAACGTCGAGTTCGGGCAGGGGACCGGTGCGCTGGTGCCGGTGATCCGGCGGGAGCGGCCGGACGTGGTGTTCGTGGAGGAGTGCGACCACACCTGCCAGGCCACGCTGGAGCGGGACTTCGGCACCGAGTTCCCGTATCGGCGGGCGGTGGCGGCGGCCGGTTCGCACGGCTCGGTGATCCTCAGCCGCTTCCCGCTCAAGGGCACGCGGGGCGTCACCGGCACGATGGGCATGCCCGGCGCGGTGGCCGACGTGGACGGTCATGCCGTACGGCTCCAACTCGCGCACCCCATGCCCCCGTTGCCGAACCAGGTCGCCCTGTGGCACCGCGAGCTGGCCCGGCTGCGCGCCTTCGCCGCCGCCGACCCCTCCACCCCCACCGTCCTGGCCGGCGACTTCAACTCCTCCCAGGACCACGCGGCCTTCCGCCGCATCCTGGACACCGGCCTGCGCGACGCGGCCCGCCTGGACGGCCACCCCCGCACCCCGAGCTGGCCGGAGCGGCTGCTCCCCGCCTTCGGCACCCAGATCGACCACGTCCTCCTGTCCCCGGACTTCTCCGCGAACAGCGCCCGCTTCCTCGACCTCGCCGACACCGACCACCGCGCCCTGCTGGTCGACATCACGCTCCACCAGCACGAATAG
- a CDS encoding FUSC family protein, with the protein MSREFPIGLTPPDWLVRNLQPQQAPLNRPAIARAAVAMSLPLAVGLATGHTAYGALASMGALSGVIGDTADAYRMRILNIAIPQLFGAVGVTLGAAVYDHGWLAVTALTAVALVSGMISTIGAVASVSGLLLLLNSVIGAGLPLPGAWWLAPVLMSGGGLLVLLLALLAWPLRSGVPERAAVANTYRTVADLLATCGDDPTAAYDASRQAVTQSLNQSYDLVLARRARHHGRSPELTRLLAQLNAITPVVEAAPAVHQSGKPLPPQIRDTVRHLAHAVETGYTGPIGLALPAPTGQTTRAIDHALRHAAEVVTAPDVDPRGIDDRLGRPAALRIRAARAARNVVLSAGSWRYGLRLALCIGLAQVLVSTVPVPRSYWIALTITFVLKPDFGSVFSRALLRALGTVAGLVIAAAVLSAVPRGWWDVLVLLLLAPLIPALTPRGYGYQTMAITPVILLLSDVLNHQGTALLLPRLVDSLIGCGIALVAGYLLWPESWHTRVGDRLAEAVADTATYVESAFGTAAAAAAAAAAATSAGAGANAGAGVGVGAGAGGGAGREVDPAARARMRRRLYRDLSVIRTEFQRALTEPPPTGRLAAGWLPLVVAVERIVDATTAARVRVKHGAPPPSPAEVIQVALQLRELSKGVRESEVLVEVRTDLTGPAESVLEPLRQEVAAARAIASPH; encoded by the coding sequence ATGTCCCGCGAGTTCCCCATCGGCCTCACACCCCCCGACTGGCTGGTGAGGAACCTCCAACCGCAGCAGGCCCCCCTCAACCGGCCGGCGATCGCCCGCGCCGCCGTCGCGATGTCCCTGCCCCTCGCCGTCGGCCTCGCCACCGGACACACCGCCTACGGCGCGCTCGCCTCCATGGGCGCCCTCTCCGGAGTCATCGGCGACACCGCCGACGCCTACCGCATGCGCATCCTCAACATCGCGATCCCCCAGCTCTTCGGCGCGGTCGGCGTCACGCTGGGGGCGGCGGTCTACGACCACGGCTGGCTCGCGGTCACCGCCCTGACCGCCGTCGCGCTCGTCTCCGGGATGATCTCGACGATCGGCGCGGTGGCCTCCGTATCGGGCCTGCTGCTGCTCCTCAACTCGGTGATCGGCGCGGGACTTCCGCTCCCCGGCGCATGGTGGCTGGCCCCCGTCCTGATGTCCGGCGGCGGCCTCCTGGTCCTCCTCCTCGCCCTCCTCGCCTGGCCGTTGCGCTCCGGCGTCCCGGAACGGGCGGCGGTCGCGAACACCTACCGCACCGTCGCCGACCTCCTCGCCACCTGCGGCGACGACCCCACGGCGGCCTACGACGCGTCCCGCCAGGCCGTCACCCAGTCCCTGAACCAGTCGTACGACCTCGTCCTCGCCCGGCGCGCCCGCCACCACGGCCGCAGCCCCGAACTGACCCGCCTGCTGGCCCAGTTGAACGCGATCACGCCGGTGGTCGAGGCGGCCCCCGCGGTCCACCAGTCCGGCAAGCCCCTCCCCCCGCAGATCCGCGACACGGTCCGCCACCTCGCGCACGCCGTGGAGACGGGCTACACCGGCCCGATAGGACTCGCCCTCCCCGCCCCCACCGGCCAGACGACCCGCGCGATCGACCACGCCCTGCGCCACGCGGCCGAGGTCGTCACCGCCCCGGACGTGGACCCGCGCGGCATCGACGACCGCCTCGGCCGCCCGGCGGCCCTCCGCATCCGCGCGGCGCGGGCGGCCCGCAACGTCGTCCTGTCCGCCGGCTCCTGGCGCTACGGCCTGCGCCTGGCCCTCTGCATCGGCCTGGCGCAGGTGCTGGTGTCCACCGTCCCCGTACCGCGCTCGTACTGGATCGCCCTGACGATCACCTTCGTCCTCAAGCCCGACTTCGGCTCGGTCTTCTCCCGGGCGCTGCTGCGCGCGCTGGGCACGGTGGCCGGGCTGGTGATCGCGGCGGCGGTGCTGTCGGCGGTGCCGAGGGGGTGGTGGGACGTACTGGTCCTGCTCCTCCTGGCCCCCTTGATCCCGGCCCTCACCCCACGCGGCTACGGCTACCAGACGATGGCGATCACGCCGGTGATCCTGCTCCTCTCCGACGTCCTGAACCACCAGGGCACGGCGCTGCTGCTCCCCCGCCTGGTGGACTCCCTGATCGGCTGCGGAATCGCGCTGGTGGCGGGGTATCTGCTGTGGCCGGAGAGCTGGCACACGAGAGTGGGGGACCGGTTGGCGGAGGCGGTGGCGGACACGGCGACGTATGTGGAGTCGGCGTTCGGCACGGCTGCGGCTGCGGCTGCGGCTGCGGCTGCGGCTACATCTGCGGGGGCTGGTGCCAATGCCGGGGCTGGAGTCGGAGTTGGAGCCGGGGCTGGAGGTGGCGCCGGTCGGGAGGTCGACCCGGCGGCCCGCGCCCGTATGCGCCGCCGCCTCTACCGCGACCTGTCCGTCATCCGTACGGAGTTCCAGCGCGCCCTCACCGAACCCCCGCCCACCGGCCGCCTCGCCGCCGGCTGGCTCCCGCTGGTCGTCGCCGTGGAACGGATCGTCGACGCGACGACGGCGGCGAGGGTACGGGTGAAGCACGGGGCACCACCGCCGTCACCGGCCGAGGTGATCCAAGTCGCCCTCCAACTGCGGGAGTTGTCGAAGGGCGTCCGCGAGTCGGAGGTCCTGGTGGAGGTCCGTACGGATCTGACGGGCCCGGCGGAGAGCGTCCTGGAGCCGCTGCGGCAGGAGGTAGCGGCGGCGCGGGCGATCGCTTCGCCGCACTGA
- a CDS encoding NAD(P)-dependent oxidoreductase, producing MKLVLFGATGMVGSRIAMEASARGHQVLAVSRSGQSPVPGVTATAADASDPEKVAEVARGADAVASACVPPRDGSDPSGPFLALNEALVAGVRAAGVGRLLVVGGAGGLEVAPGQALSDQPGFPEAYLPEARAHRAVLAYYRSLDDLDWTYVSPAAEIAPGTRTGRFRVDGDQLMTDDQGRSLVSAEDYAVAFVDELEQDAHPRGRMSVAY from the coding sequence ATGAAGCTCGTACTCTTCGGCGCCACCGGCATGGTCGGCAGCCGGATCGCCATGGAGGCCTCGGCCCGCGGACACCAGGTCCTGGCGGTCAGCCGCTCCGGCCAGTCACCGGTCCCCGGGGTCACCGCCACGGCGGCCGACGCGTCGGACCCGGAGAAGGTGGCGGAGGTGGCGCGCGGCGCCGACGCGGTCGCCTCCGCGTGCGTACCGCCCCGCGACGGCAGCGACCCGAGCGGTCCCTTCCTCGCCCTGAACGAGGCGCTCGTCGCGGGCGTCCGCGCGGCCGGCGTCGGGCGGCTGCTGGTCGTCGGCGGCGCCGGCGGTCTGGAGGTCGCCCCCGGCCAGGCCCTCAGCGACCAGCCCGGCTTCCCCGAGGCCTACCTCCCCGAAGCCCGCGCCCACCGCGCCGTCCTCGCCTACTACCGCTCCCTCGACGACCTCGACTGGACCTATGTCTCCCCCGCCGCCGAGATCGCCCCCGGCACCCGCACCGGCCGCTTCCGCGTCGACGGGGACCAGCTCATGACCGACGACCAGGGCCGCAGCCTCGTCAGCGCCGAGGACTACGCGGTCGCCTTCGTCGACGAACTGGAGCAGGACGCCCACCCGCGCGGCCGGATGTCGGTCGCGTACTGA